The nucleotide window tgaacaaacattgttcttcaaactcactcacacctaagctCACCtgcatttactgtgattatatgtaactttatacaagcaccacgcttactgaaaaggcattagtttaaatatatatcattatcttaggtgcctaagacttctgcacagtactgtattacCAGACATAGCTGAGAATGTACAGATATACCAGAGCTCTTTAGCTGCAGTTAATAcccagcactgagaatgacatAATGCCATTTcataacattaaaagaaatttatatatttaattacttAACAAAGAGTATGTATCACCCACCTAAATACATAGGTATGGGAATCTATCTCTTTGCCCATCTTGGAACCATTGAGGATCCCACCGTTAGCCACTACAGCACAGCGGATACAGGAATCTTTCTCTGGAAGTGGCAGGAGCTGATTGATACTGGGTTTGGGAATCAGATCCACAGCATTCTTTAGATCTGTAAACAACCAAGAACAAAACAGTATTAAGTGAAgaattaaaactgaatataaTATTCTTTAAGGCCGAGGTATAATCTGAACTACAAAGCAGAATGACCAATCCTGCTCAGTCCTCATCCTGGAGATCTACCATCTTCTAGCACAATTAAAATATAGTTTGCTGCTTATTTGTTTCCACCATGGCCACTTCaagagtcaagtcaagtcaagagagttttattatcaattctgcatatgtacaggacatacaaaggattgaaattacgttactctcctctccaagatgcagtaacatttaacaaaaaatagactaaattaaactaagctaagtatataaatatatgaaagtgaacaaacagaagacaagtgcaggacatacgataccagcagctcactgatagacatacatgagacaatgtgacactgactgaagacaataacctgatttggaggtaggataataGAAGTACAATGCAGTGTAAATAATAgtgcaaaaaaatgtaatagaaggaggtaggataatggatgtacaaggccGTGTAAACAATactgcaagataatcgtaatagaagtaggtaggatactggatgtacagggcagaataaacaatagtgcaaaaataattgtaataggaggatactggatgtacttAGCAATGCACCTCCCACTGAACGTGCCCCTCTGCTCTATCCCACTCACTGGATAACTGCCTGATTTTGCCTGACTGGTACTGTTTGGTGACTGGCAATGTTTGATGCTGTGTGCCATGGGCACCAGCTGGGGGAGCCTGCTTTTCTGCTAGGCTccactcagcagctccctgttAACTCACTTTGTTAGCTCTGTCTGCCTTGAATGCCAGCTTGGGGGACCCTGATACTGGTGTGGCTGCTGAGCACTGTTAGGCCAGTGctctaaacaactcgagttacaaatgattttCTGTTGTAACTCAAACAGTGCATCAAGTCTTACAAGTGAGTCAAATGAACAACTACAAACAAGCTGCAGTGGGCTTCTTATTCAAATATACCGTTTCACCAGTATATTTGAACACTTACgggagtggtgtttgtttagCTCCAGAATCATCTACTTTGCCTTCAAGTCAACCAGATGAAAAGTTTGCAGACCTCTTCAAGcatgtaaaagcaaagtaaggCGTATatattgtggacacagacagcTTGTAGAAATACAATAGATAAAAAAGTGGCCAGTAAAATTTTGATGAGTTTGTGGACACCACTCCCAGGAGAGGAGCattggagctgtgttctctgaagggATTTAGTTCCATccaatatctttgggatgagttggggtggtgtttttgatccagaactaatcacctaACACCAGTATCTGACCTATTATTTTCATATctcaatgccatcaaattctcacagaagtGTTCCAGCATCTAATGTAAAACCTTCACATAGGATCTGAAGCTGTTACTTCTGCAAAATGGGCACAAACTCCCTGTTAACACCATATATCTTAAAAGAACTGCTGCAGGTGGTCACAACCATTCTCCATAGAGTACTTTTTCCATGTAGCAGTTTATCTTATTCTGGTGAAAGGGTAAATTATAAACCTGTAACTTGTTTTTATCATACTGTCAATCATTAATCTACACCAGACTAGAGCTTCATATGAAACAGATGATTTCTTATGTGACACCCACCACTGTAGTTGTACTCCATGAAACCAAAAGGATTGTTGAAGTGAGCCAGACGGTTCCATTCATTCATGCCGAGGAGGCCCTGGTACAGATACATCTGAACATTTGGGATGAAGGCCTTCCGAAAGTCTGGATCTTCTGTTTTACGCAAAGATTCTGCACAAACCTGTACACCAGAAATGTGAACCAACATTAACGTTTGCAGATATTTGACCTGCTATCTCTTCTGTGGAATTGGACCTGCCATTCTGGGGATGATTCGACCAAAAAAACGAGACCATTAAAATTTGGGCCTTGTGAAAGCGGCCATTTTTCCTATACAGAAACATCACAGCCCAggggcctcatttataaagTGTGTAGGTGTCTCTAAAGAAATGCTGACTGAACAGTTTTCTACAATGTTTTGAACCTTGAATCCTATACACACTTTCCTTAAACTGTACATTAGGCTAATTAAATACACAAAGCTAACAAACTAAAATTTAATGCCAAATCTgtgatttatataaaaaaaaaagttgcatATTTAAGCAAGGTTTGACCTATGCATACATCAATAAAGCATTGCGGAGGGAAGACAAATTTGGTGGCATTTTGTAGTAAATACAGGGTTATATATATTGAAATGAAATAATTTTTCAGAATTGTTTTCTTCTTTAGGAATTCCTCCTCTGTGAATTTTTGGCTGTGTAGAATctagaattatatatatatatataattccatAAAGACCCAGATGAAAAGAAGAACAACAGAGACAGGTCTGGGGGTGGCACTCCTCGGCAAGCGCCTGGTGGTTGGACTTTTACTCATGGGGTCTGGCCAGGCTCAGCCCGAAGGAgaaacatgggtccactctcccatgggcccaccacctgtgggtcAGATAGTAAtctgggtctggtgcattgtggatcagGTGGCAGCTGAGAGTGGGGACCCTGgcattctgatcctcggttactgaaactggctcttggaaTATGGAATGTAACCTCTCTAGTGgaaaaagagcctgagctggtgcgcgaggttgagagataccggCTAGATATTGTTGGGCTCACCTTGAatgtatgggctctggaaccagtCCCCTTGAGAgcggctggatgctctttcactctggagttgcccagggtgagaggcataAGGCAttagtgggcttactcatagccctcCGGCTTAGCATCTGtatgttggggtttaccccagtggacgagagggtaatttccctatGCCTTCaagttggggaaagggctctgactgttgtttgtgcttatgcaccgaacagcagttcagagtaccaggcCTTCCTGcagaccctagagggggtgctgcaGAGTACTCATTCAGGGGTCTCCATTGTTCTACTGGGGAACTTCAACGCTCACATGGGCAATGACACGCGTGCTTGGGAGGAatggccccgctgatctgaacccgagtggtgttcagttattggatttctgtgcccatcgCAGTTTATCCATTACGAACATCATGTTCAAGCATAAGGgtgtacacctggcatcaggataccctaggccacATTTCAATGAttgactttatagtcgtatcatcagacctgtggccatatgttctagacactcgggtgaagagaggtgctgagctgtcaactgatcaccacctagtggtgagttggatcagatggcgggggaggatgccggacagaccagGCAGGCCTAAATATGTGTTGAAGGTTTGCTTGGAAGGTTTGGCAGAGAAACCTGTCAGAAAAGTTTTCAACGCCCACATCCAGCAGAGCTTCAACTGCATCCTGGGGAGAccggtgacattgagtcagAATGGGCCATGTTCTTCCATTGTTGTCAGTGCCTGTTGTGGTGGCAATCCCCaggtgagggaggctgtcaagctaaagaaagagtcctattgaGTCTAGTTGGCTCAAGGGACTCCAGAGTCCCTTGACTCTGGAGAGGGGgatcacacttctcagcctccctggtaAGGTCTATCCGGGGGTACTCAGATTCAGGAGGAACAAAGCGGATTCCCCattcgtggaacacaggaccagctctttacccttgctaggatcctggagagtgcgtgggagtttgctcaaccagtctacatgtgttttgtggatctggagaaagCATTTGAagagggtggagtgctctctccaggttggacgtgagatcctgcctcaagtggaggagttcaaaTACCTGTGTGTCTTGTTCacaagtgagggaaagatggagcagggattgacaggcggatcagtGCGGCGTAccagtccgttgtggtgaagagagagctgagcagaaaagcaaagttctcgatttaccgttcaatctacgtcccaaccctcacctatggtcacgagctttgggtagtgaaccgaaagaacgagatcacgggtacaagcggctgaaattaaTTTTCTcagcaggatgtctggactctcccttagaaacaaggttaggagctcggacatccgggagagacccAGAGTGGAGCCACTGATcgtccacgtcgagaggagccagttgaggtggttcgggcatctggtccagatgcctcctggacgccttcctggtgaggtgttccaggcatgtccaaTGAGGAGGTGGCCCAGGAGAAGACCAAGAacactggagagactacatgtcttgactggcctgggaacgcctcggtatacccccggagaagctggaagcagtggctggggagagggaggtctgggtttctttactctgactgctttGCCCGCGACCTGGATTCGGATAAGCGGATGGATTgatgggatatatatatatatatatatatatatatatatatatatatatatatatataacaactcTGTGGAAAATTATTTCAGTTCAAACAGGACttttttgtgaatgtgtgattgagtCTCACACTTACCGTCTGAAAATACTCTTCTCCCTTTAAGTACACGTCATTTGTTTTCAAGCTCGGTATCTTCTTAAACTTACTCTTAAGCATGACTGGAATAGCAGTCTTTTGGCTTTGATCTCCTGGTCCTGACTTCAGAATCTTTGAGTGGTTGTGGCTTTCTGGTGCATCAGCCAGGGTTTTAATGGGTTCTTGCTTGGGGGGTTTATTACGAAGACTTGAAGGGTGTAAACTACCCACTGATTTGTTCTTAATATAATATTGAGCTTCTACTGCTTTAGCTACAGTTTCACCTTTGGAGGATATCTGATGATGTACTGGTTTTATTGGTTCCTCCACAGTGGAGTTCTTCATACTGTTTGGTATCTCTTCAAATTCCATATTTTGATCTAGTTTCAATGTCATGTTGGTCACCATCTGACTTGCATTTTTGTTGTCCACCCAACTCCAGATTTGAAAATCCAGTCTCTTGTACACTGAAGCATGCTGGAAGGTTTTCCTGGTCATGGAGACATAGAGAAACACCAAACAATGCCTATTTACAGACTTTTAGTGGATTATCACCTCTCAGCATCAGTCAGTGACTTCAACTTGCTTTTCTAACCAGTAAAAACATGATTGTACTTTACACTTACAAAACACTGTAACTTATAAAAAGTGTTGTATATTTCATTATATCTGAGAGTGGGCAGGTCACATCTTATGCAGATGTCTAGGGCactcttttaaaatgtttaatctaAATCAGAATGTGTACCTCCTCTGTTTACAGGGAATACTAATATGGAACTACAGATTTAAACAGTTAGACATTAAAGAAAGTGGCCAACCAGAAATGTGATTGAAAagattagtttaaaaaaaactggtaAATAAGAATtattttctcaaaaaaaaatcaaatacatAATCTAATATATAGTAACATATATTAACAAAATTTCTTCTCAtggcagtccagtattatttaaGGTTATCATCAAATAACTAGCTAACCAGTAAATAActtaataaatactttttttttaacatttttgtgtCTTTAGTATTTATTATAATACAAATTATACATTATAATTATACTGTAATTAAATCAAATATCATACAATATTttgaataacaataataaccTTAAACATTTGCATGTACTTTAGGGTTCACTCCCCAAAAGCTCCACCGCTGTTTAAAAAAACCTCCTGCTTGCAGAcacattttctttatttgtcaGCAAATGTAAATCATGTTGAAACTTTTTACATGGTGGTGACATTCCCCCTGAAAAATTTTGTCAATTTATTTAGagaaaaagtataaaatatgtTAATTTAATGCTAGTATTAGATACAGTGCTACTCCAGGAAATCTAGTTCCCTATATGTTACCATTTtaattgtgatgtcacaattcAATCAAGCCTTTAATCAAACCAAACCAATTTTGGGCTTTAAAagtagaggtgggcggatcgatccaaatatcgataatatcgataccaacgctggtattgatcaatactcgtgtaAAATATCAATACTCaagctttttctctctcccgtTGCTCTCCCGCCTGTGTGTGACTCAGCGCAGAGTAGCGCTCTTTTGTTATTGCTCAGCGACGTTGTGAAGAGGAGCGCGcgcaacacccccccccccccttgttGTTATTCCGCCCCGCCACGTTGCTAAGAGTAGTCTAATTCAGTATGAACAATTTATAGTAACCAGTGTTTAGTCATAGCAAGACAAACACTTTAATAAACATTATATGTTTGAAggtaaatacacacaaaggattagcccagactttttttttacattaaggAAACTTTTACAGGTTTCTTAATTCATGTTTTACTGTGGGAAAATTCAAatgtcaaataataataaaaaaaagcataagTTCTCTGTGAGGAGATTAATGttctattattcattcattcattcattcactgtctacAACCGcccatccagttcagggtcacactgGGCTCGGAGCCTAcaaggaatcattgggcgcaaggcaggaacacaccccagagggggTATCAGCCCCTCACATGGcgacacgcactcactcacacctttggacacctacaaatgtgtgtttttggaccgtgggaggaaacccacatagataCAGGGAaatcacaccaaactcctcacagtgttttattattattacatttttattttagaatttcagcaaaaaaaaacatttaatatacagtactgtgcaaaagtcataGGCATctaaaattatgtaaaataattCATGCATGATGCTAATGTATgtatggtgcttgtataaaatgacacaaatataataaatataaaaccataAATATGATaaaggtaaagaaaaaaaatttaataatacaaaaatagtATAATATTCAGCTGATCAATACATACATTATTTAGATTTTCTTATACAGTCCCTCATAACAGAGTGTTATATACTAAGGTGTTTGTCACTAGTTTTCTTTAGAAAAAAAGTGCTAATTTGTAACCCTGAAATGTCTTCTAAGTTGTAGCATATTCTGGAAACAGCAGACTATGGGTTTGATTCTCCACTTCACAGGTGTCCTTAcactaaaaatgtgttttaattttattaactcTAAAAGCATTTGAAACatgcataaaataaaatttgtttgCCTTCACATTTATTACCTAAAATATTAACAGATCTGAAGGGTTTGTAAATCACACCCAGTTTACACGTCAGATCTATATGCGTTCTTGGAATTTGCCAAGATATTACACCTAAAATATTACACCTACAATATTTTACCCCTAAAATATTTACACCAACTACACAATATTTACCTAGTTCTATGATGCTTTTACCACACACTTACCGTGGTTATACCTAGAATAATCAATTTACCATTGCCAACATAACAATGGTTTCTTTTATATAATGTACCTTAACTTACCTCAATCTGGAGGATCCTGTGTGAAGCAGATATATCCAAGCAGAAAATACAACATAAATTATAAGAATCAAAACCATAAATTGTGAAAATCCCCAAGACTTGCCCATCTTAACTGTAACACCACGTTTCCTGTCAACTCATAGAAATGACTGTGTATGGACTGCCCTTATCAGTGTCAGACAGTAGCTTCATCAGAGTGCAACAAAATCAGCAGAGCGCTGTGACAACAAAAGTCGTGATCAGCAGTAAACACTGGAGGCAGGGATCTATGGAGGTAACTGTATTGCACAAGTTGAGGACTTGTAGGACCTGTTCTGAGAATTACTGTGCCGACATCCATGTTCAAAATAAGGACtattgaagatgtaaaaaaaaaaaacctgcaccTGTATTTTTGATGTGAGAAATGCACGATTATAACACGATTTGACACTGGATAAATGCCTACTGCActtactggagtttttagactgaTCTGAGAACTGCCTACTAACCAAAAAACATCCAGCTCTCAGTGACCTTAACTTATAGTGCTTTAAAACACATAATGGATGAGATGATGGCTAAAGTATTCAGTCACTCATAGCCCTTCATACACTTATAGTTGGTGTTATAAACTGTTACTGGTAGTAACTTATTGAGTAGGATACACATCGTTAACACATAGGCTGTTTTTGTGCTTCCCCATAGCTGCCACTAATCTGAGTAATTCTTTGTCGTCTTGTGGATTTGAGTGTGGTATCTTAATTCACATGGGATTAATATGACCTGGTGATATTTTTCACTGCCTGTTGTACAAAGGCTATCTTTCCTGAAATGGGAATGTGCATACTGGAAAAaaaacgtatatatatatatatatttagccccctccagggtgtattcctgccttgcgcccaatgattccaggtaggctctggacccaccgtgaccctgaattggataagcggttacagataatggatggatggatggtatatatatatatatatatatatatatatatatatttaaatggtttATTCAGATAGGATTAAAATGACTGAGATACTCCAACAATATTTACATTACTTCCACAGGTAGAACTAATCTGGTTTAAatctggcggcacggtggcgcagcaggtagtgtcgcagtcacacagctccaggggcctggaggttgtgggttcgattcccgctccgggtgactgtctgtgaggagttggtgtgttctccccgtgtccgcgtgggtttcctccaggtgctctggtttcctcccacagtccaaaaacacacgttgcaggtggattggcgactcgaaagtgtccgtaggtgtgaatgtgtgtgtgtctgtgttgccctgtgaaggactggcgtcccctccagggtgtattcacgccttgcgcccgatgattccaggtaggctctgggcgaccctaaattggataagcggttacagataatggatggatggtttaaatctaaaaatatgAAGCAGTTCTGATTTTGCACTGCTTCTTAAGTACACTTTAGAATTGTAACGCCCCCTAGTCTGAGTCTATCCCATCACAGAGCTGGCCGGGTTTATGTGACAGCTCAAAGAAGAGGATAAGTggagtaaaacaaacacaataagaacagagaaataaacaacttgagtgaaaacaacaaaaacaaaaaagcatgtcaaagacatttttttccattaaGGCCTCATATCACATCCCTAATAGGAAATGTGTTCAGAGTCTGCCTTCCACACTAGATCGAATTGGGgttgtttttaaaattgtgtggtACATTCCACACAAGCCCCACCTTTTGGACCTTGAGATCACAGGGGT belongs to Hoplias malabaricus isolate fHopMal1 chromosome 9, fHopMal1.hap1, whole genome shotgun sequence and includes:
- the LOC136707381 gene encoding alpha-N-acetylgalactosaminide alpha-2,6-sialyltransferase 2-like → MVTNMTLKLDQNMEFEEIPNSMKNSTVEEPIKPVHHQISSKGETVAKAVEAQYYIKNKSVGSLHPSSLRNKPPKQEPIKTLADAPESHNHSKILKSGPGDQSQKTAIPVMLKSKFKKIPSLKTNDVYLKGEEYFQTVCAESLRKTEDPDFRKAFIPNVQMYLYQGLLGMNEWNRLAHFNNPFGFMEYNYSDLKNAVDLIPKPSINQLLPLPEKDSCIRCAVVANGGILNGSKMGKEIDSHTYVFRMNGAVTEGHEEDVGNRTSVYVHTAYSLVTSLSLFKKYGFKNIPKDKGIKYVMIPEGLRDFEFLEGLMGRRKLTKGSFQKKKPWTYYDGQFDESRFYVLHPDFLRYIRNRFMASKQLNGTHWALYRPTNGAFTLFLALHVCDIVDAYGFITDNYKDFPNYYFDQQRTNVVFFVNHDYNLEIKLWKKLHDAKIIKLFQRQ